A genomic stretch from Chitinophaga agri includes:
- the uxaC gene encoding glucuronate isomerase, whose amino-acid sequence MKKFLDEHFLLTNNTAKRLYHDYAKEMPVIDYHCHLPPAQIAADTTFGTLTQAWLYGDHYKWRAMRTNGIHENYCTGNKSDWEKFEKWAATVPYTLRNPLYHWTHLELQRYFDIYDILSPATAKDIYYNASAQLETPAFSTRNLLRKMNVALVCTTDDPADTLEYHQQLRQDGFEVPILPAFRPDQAMNVDDPEKYNSYLGKLEEASGITIDTYADLLDALKSRHDFFATQGCSVSDHGIEEIYAEDFQEKDINAIFLKVRSGNKLTLQEARQIKSALLLQLAEWDWEKGWVQQYHLGALRNNNSRMMHLLGPDTGWDSIGDFSQAKALAKFLDRLDSQDKLAKTILYNLNPADNELLATMIGNFNDGSVAGKVQFGSAWWFLDQKDGMIKQINALSNMGLLSRFVGMLTDSRSFLSYPRHEYFRRIVCELFGQEVENGELPNDVEWIGKVVKDICYYNAQQYFNWKELSVEAGVAR is encoded by the coding sequence ATGAAGAAGTTCCTGGATGAACATTTTCTCCTGACAAACAATACCGCAAAACGGCTGTATCATGACTATGCAAAGGAGATGCCCGTGATCGATTATCATTGTCATCTTCCGCCTGCGCAGATCGCTGCTGACACGACATTTGGTACGCTTACCCAGGCATGGCTGTATGGCGATCACTACAAGTGGAGGGCTATGCGCACAAACGGTATACACGAAAATTACTGCACTGGTAATAAGTCTGATTGGGAGAAGTTCGAAAAGTGGGCCGCCACGGTCCCATATACCCTGCGTAATCCGCTGTATCACTGGACACATCTTGAATTGCAACGTTATTTTGATATATATGACATACTGAGCCCTGCGACAGCAAAAGATATCTACTACAATGCCAGTGCACAACTGGAGACGCCGGCATTCAGTACCCGCAACCTATTGCGTAAAATGAACGTAGCATTGGTGTGTACAACAGACGATCCGGCAGATACGCTGGAATATCATCAGCAGCTCAGACAGGATGGATTTGAAGTTCCTATTCTGCCGGCCTTCCGTCCTGATCAGGCTATGAATGTTGATGACCCTGAAAAGTATAATAGCTATCTCGGTAAACTGGAGGAAGCTTCCGGCATAACTATCGACACATATGCAGATCTGCTGGATGCATTGAAGAGCAGACATGATTTCTTTGCAACACAGGGGTGTTCTGTATCTGATCATGGGATCGAGGAAATTTATGCAGAAGACTTTCAGGAAAAAGATATCAATGCTATTTTCCTGAAGGTGAGAAGTGGCAACAAACTGACCTTACAGGAAGCACGACAGATCAAGTCTGCGCTATTACTGCAACTCGCAGAATGGGATTGGGAAAAAGGATGGGTACAGCAGTATCATCTGGGTGCATTGCGGAATAATAATTCCCGCATGATGCATTTACTCGGTCCCGATACTGGCTGGGACTCCATTGGCGATTTTTCACAGGCGAAAGCATTGGCGAAGTTCCTGGATCGTCTTGACAGCCAGGATAAACTGGCGAAGACAATACTCTATAATCTGAATCCGGCTGATAATGAACTACTGGCAACGATGATCGGTAACTTCAATGATGGCTCAGTGGCCGGGAAGGTGCAGTTTGGTTCCGCCTGGTGGTTCCTGGATCAGAAAGATGGCATGATCAAACAGATCAATGCATTGTCAAATATGGGATTGCTGAGCCGCTTCGTAGGTATGCTGACCGATTCCCGCAGCTTTTTATCTTATCCGCGTCATGAGTATTTCAGGAGAATAGTATGTGAACTGTTTGGCCAGGAGGTAGAGAATGGTGAACTGCCAAATGACGTGGAATGGATAGGAAAGGTAGTGAAGGACATCTGTTATTACAACGCACAGCAATACTTTAACTGGAAGGAGCTGTCGGTAGAAGCGGGTGTTGCCAGATAA
- a CDS encoding tagaturonate reductase, producing MQLNKQFLKGKERPVLPEKVLQFGTGVLLRGLPDYFIDKANKADLFNGRIVVVKSTDKGSTDAYSEQDHLYTQCIQGIQQGRRVEEYVVNDAISRVLSATGEWSDILACATNPDMEIIISNTTEVGITLTDDDVHAAPPASFPGKLLAFLLRRYQHFGGDISKGMVIVPTELIPDNGTKLRDILLALAHQNELEGDFINWLSTANHVCNSLVDRIVPGALPSAAQAAVEAQLGYQDKLMIMCEPYALWAIETDSERVRQLLSFSVADSGVVLAPDINIFRELKLRLLNGAHTLTCGLAVLARFETVRDAMEDAAMESCIAALMQHEIVPAITDVTIREDAALRFAGSVLDRFRNPYIEHRWLSITMQYTSKMKMRVIPILVRHYQRLEEVPALMALGFAAYLLFMRDGQVTDDHAGYFKEKWQQLEPAVLVQTVLRNQALWGIDLAQLPGFAHAVTVMLGALLNEGASSLVRRVSEETTIA from the coding sequence ATGCAATTGAACAAACAGTTTTTGAAAGGAAAGGAACGTCCTGTATTGCCCGAAAAAGTATTGCAATTTGGTACGGGCGTACTACTACGAGGATTGCCTGACTATTTCATCGATAAGGCTAATAAAGCAGATCTTTTTAATGGTCGTATCGTAGTAGTGAAGTCCACTGATAAGGGAAGTACGGATGCTTACAGTGAGCAGGATCACCTCTATACGCAGTGTATTCAGGGTATTCAGCAGGGCAGGAGGGTGGAAGAATATGTTGTCAATGATGCTATCAGCAGGGTATTATCTGCCACAGGAGAATGGTCTGACATACTGGCTTGTGCTACCAATCCGGACATGGAGATCATTATTTCCAATACGACGGAAGTAGGGATCACGCTGACCGATGATGATGTGCATGCAGCACCACCTGCATCTTTTCCTGGCAAACTGCTGGCATTCCTCTTACGCCGCTATCAGCATTTCGGTGGAGATATCAGCAAGGGAATGGTCATTGTACCTACAGAGCTGATTCCTGATAATGGAACGAAACTGAGGGATATATTACTAGCGCTGGCACATCAGAACGAGTTGGAAGGCGACTTCATAAACTGGCTGAGCACTGCTAATCATGTCTGCAACTCATTGGTGGACCGTATCGTTCCTGGTGCCCTTCCTTCGGCAGCACAGGCTGCGGTGGAAGCGCAATTAGGGTATCAGGACAAACTGATGATCATGTGTGAACCGTATGCTTTGTGGGCAATAGAGACAGATAGTGAACGGGTGCGTCAGCTATTATCATTCTCAGTAGCGGATAGTGGTGTTGTACTGGCGCCCGATATTAATATCTTCCGTGAACTGAAGTTACGCCTGCTCAATGGGGCACATACGCTGACCTGCGGGCTGGCCGTGCTGGCACGATTCGAAACAGTCAGAGATGCAATGGAGGATGCTGCCATGGAAAGCTGTATAGCTGCCCTCATGCAACATGAAATAGTTCCGGCTATCACCGATGTGACAATACGTGAAGATGCTGCACTGCGTTTTGCGGGTAGTGTACTGGACCGTTTCAGGAATCCGTACATTGAGCATCGCTGGCTGAGCATTACCATGCAGTATACATCCAAAATGAAGATGCGTGTCATACCTATACTGGTGCGTCATTATCAGCGGCTGGAAGAAGTGCCGGCCCTGATGGCACTTGGGTTTGCGGCCTATCTGCTGTTCATGCGTGATGGGCAGGTTACTGATGATCATGCCGGCTATTTTAAAGAGAAATGGCAACAGCTGGAACCAGCCGTACTGGTACAGACCGTGTTGAGAAACCAGGCGTTGTGGGGCATTGATCTGGCGCAACTGCCAGGCTTTGCACATGCTGTTACCGTCATGTTAGGAGCGTTACTGAACGAGGGGGCATCCTCACTAGTCAGAAGAGTATCAGAAGAAACAACGATCGCATAA
- a CDS encoding alkene reductase codes for MYPTLLSSATIGNYAISNKVVMAPASQKKRQVPAGVPNELMVNYYSQRAKAGLIIAEGTGPAENGMGQAHMPGIYSKDQIKGWKKVTTAVHENGGRIFLQIKHTGRISHPANMPAKADIIAPSAIAARGEIWTETLGWQPHATPRAMTTSEVGKMVQQYVKAATQAIEAGFDGVELHAAQGYLMDQFLHPDTNQRTDKYGGSIPNRVRFILETVAAVSHAIGRHRTGILLSPYSQVNDLQHHSETDATYAYLTDGLDTYGLSYIHLLTEPATPATLIAGVRSRFNGTLILNGDYDALQAEHTVQSGLADLISFENPCVSSPITGKFETTASEPLKKPNYACANC; via the coding sequence ATGTACCCAACATTATTATCATCCGCTACTATAGGCAATTATGCCATTTCTAACAAGGTGGTCATGGCGCCCGCCTCACAAAAAAAACGTCAGGTTCCTGCGGGCGTTCCCAATGAACTGATGGTAAATTACTACAGCCAGCGAGCCAAAGCCGGTCTGATCATAGCAGAAGGTACCGGTCCTGCAGAAAATGGTATGGGCCAGGCGCACATGCCGGGAATATATAGCAAGGACCAGATCAAAGGATGGAAAAAAGTAACAACGGCAGTACATGAAAACGGCGGCCGGATCTTCCTGCAGATCAAACACACAGGGCGTATATCACACCCTGCCAATATGCCGGCAAAGGCTGATATCATCGCTCCTTCAGCTATCGCGGCGAGAGGAGAAATATGGACGGAAACGTTAGGATGGCAGCCGCACGCTACACCAAGGGCGATGACAACTTCAGAGGTAGGGAAAATGGTCCAGCAATATGTAAAGGCAGCAACACAGGCAATAGAAGCAGGTTTCGACGGAGTGGAATTACACGCAGCGCAAGGATATCTGATGGACCAGTTCCTGCACCCTGATACCAATCAGCGTACCGACAAATACGGCGGCAGCATTCCCAACAGGGTGCGTTTCATTCTGGAAACTGTCGCAGCTGTCAGCCATGCGATCGGCAGGCATCGTACAGGTATTCTACTGTCTCCCTACAGTCAGGTCAACGACCTGCAGCATCATAGTGAGACAGACGCCACTTACGCCTATCTGACGGATGGACTGGATACGTACGGATTATCGTACATCCACCTGCTGACAGAACCAGCAACACCGGCTACACTGATCGCGGGTGTGCGTTCCCGGTTCAACGGCACACTCATTCTCAACGGCGATTATGATGCCTTACAGGCAGAACACACGGTACAGAGCGGACTGGCAGACCTGATATCTTTTGAGAATCCATGTGTGTCTTCGCCCATCACCGGTAAGTTTGAAACGACGGCGAGCGAGCCACTGAAAAAGCCCAATTACGCTTGTGCGAATTGTTAA
- a CDS encoding glycoside hydrolase family 88 protein, which produces MKKLLHTLLLLLPVAVSAQSAKMAETMIRIWGDSLQLAGRHAHWTYDQGVVLEGFTGLWKNTGDGKYFRFIQKGLDHYIEKDGSIRTYKSEDYNIDNIKNGRSLLMLYKVTNEEKYKLAADKLKAQLDKQPRTKEGGFWHKKRYPYQMWLDGLYMAEPFYAEYAAMHHDEAAFKDITRQFVLMEQHSRDDKTGLLYHGYDESRAQRWSDKNTGRSPNFWGRAMGWYGMALVDALEYYPAAHPGRDSLLKILNRMAVAVKKYQDPSSGCWYQVLDKASAKGNYLEASATCMFVYTLAKGVRLGYLPATYNTVAAKGYEGIMKRFIRTAPEGGVNLEGTVSVAGLGGDPYRDGSYAYYLSEKVVTNDPKGVGAYMMAANEMEQAAIPKTGKNITVTIDNFFNNEFRKGITGQQESWHYVWNENDNGGFSLWGHIFHNRGAVTTTLTEAPTAASLAKSNILIMVDPDTEKETVKPNYMTEAHATAIANWVKQGGVLVVLQNDAGNSEIKTFNTLTDKFGIHFKEDSRNHVEGKQWEQGALFIPAGNSVFANTKKIYIKEISTLELKQPAKALYTDKGDVIMATAKVGKGAVFAVGDPWFYNEYLDGRRLPESFENYQAATDLTEWLFKQASHK; this is translated from the coding sequence ATGAAGAAACTATTGCACACGCTTCTATTGCTCCTGCCCGTAGCTGTTTCTGCACAATCAGCAAAGATGGCGGAAACGATGATACGGATATGGGGGGACTCATTGCAGCTGGCCGGCAGACATGCACACTGGACATATGATCAGGGTGTTGTGCTGGAAGGATTTACCGGATTATGGAAGAATACCGGAGATGGTAAGTACTTTCGTTTTATCCAGAAGGGATTAGACCACTATATCGAGAAAGACGGATCAATCAGAACATATAAGTCAGAAGATTACAACATTGATAATATCAAGAATGGTCGCTCACTCCTGATGCTCTACAAGGTGACTAATGAGGAAAAGTATAAACTGGCCGCCGACAAACTGAAAGCGCAGCTGGATAAGCAACCTCGGACAAAAGAAGGGGGCTTCTGGCACAAGAAAAGATACCCATATCAGATGTGGCTGGACGGTCTGTATATGGCAGAGCCGTTCTATGCAGAATACGCAGCCATGCATCATGATGAAGCTGCCTTCAAAGATATTACCCGTCAGTTCGTGCTGATGGAACAACATTCCCGTGATGATAAAACGGGTCTGTTATATCACGGATATGACGAGTCCCGCGCACAACGTTGGTCCGACAAGAATACCGGACGTTCTCCGAATTTCTGGGGCCGGGCAATGGGATGGTACGGTATGGCACTGGTAGATGCCCTGGAATATTATCCTGCGGCACATCCAGGCAGAGATAGTCTCTTAAAGATCCTGAACCGTATGGCAGTAGCTGTTAAGAAATACCAGGACCCTTCCAGCGGATGCTGGTACCAGGTGCTGGATAAGGCCAGTGCGAAAGGTAATTACCTGGAAGCATCCGCCACCTGCATGTTCGTGTACACACTTGCCAAAGGTGTCAGATTGGGGTACCTGCCTGCTACTTACAATACGGTGGCTGCAAAAGGTTATGAAGGTATCATGAAGCGGTTTATCCGCACAGCACCTGAAGGCGGCGTTAATCTGGAGGGAACGGTGAGTGTAGCGGGGCTAGGTGGTGATCCTTACAGAGATGGCAGTTATGCATATTATCTCAGTGAAAAGGTAGTGACGAATGACCCCAAAGGTGTAGGTGCATATATGATGGCTGCGAATGAAATGGAACAGGCGGCTATTCCTAAAACGGGAAAAAATATCACCGTTACAATTGATAACTTCTTCAATAACGAATTCAGAAAAGGGATCACTGGTCAGCAGGAATCATGGCACTATGTATGGAATGAAAATGACAACGGAGGCTTTTCTCTCTGGGGACATATTTTTCATAACCGGGGCGCTGTAACAACTACACTGACTGAAGCGCCGACTGCTGCGAGTCTTGCAAAATCCAATATACTTATCATGGTTGATCCTGATACAGAAAAGGAAACAGTAAAACCCAACTATATGACAGAAGCACATGCCACTGCTATTGCCAACTGGGTGAAGCAGGGGGGCGTGCTGGTCGTATTGCAGAATGACGCGGGCAATTCTGAGATAAAAACCTTTAACACGCTGACAGATAAATTCGGCATTCACTTTAAAGAAGACAGCCGCAATCACGTGGAAGGCAAACAGTGGGAGCAGGGCGCGCTGTTTATCCCTGCCGGCAATAGCGTATTTGCAAATACAAAGAAAATATACATCAAGGAGATCTCTACACTGGAGCTGAAACAGCCAGCCAAAGCACTCTATACAGATAAGGGAGATGTGATCATGGCCACTGCTAAAGTGGGTAAGGGTGCTGTATTCGCCGTAGGTGATCCCTGGTTTTATAATGAGTACCTGGATGGCCGCCGTTTGCCGGAGTCCTTTGAGAATTATCAGGCGGCTACAGACCTGACTGAATGGCTATTCAAGCAGGCGTCGCACAAATGA
- a CDS encoding UxaA family hydrolase: MTGLKRKVLKVHPQDNVVVALTDLKKGETVQDNGQVYTLAEDVPAKHKFTETALNPGDPITMYGVLVGRAKEALPAGVKITVGNVKHAASDFQLAKARKTAWHIPDVSKWKDRTFDGYQRADGSVGTGNYWLVIPMVFCENRNVEVLRETLMEELGYGRPKKYAGFARQLAQQYREGADAAAILETIYTEDTGDNTRRRLFENVDGIKFLTHEGGCGGIRQDAQTLCGLLAGYITHANVAGATVLSLGCQNAQITMLEEEIRKRSPQFSKPLYILDQQQTGTEQALITTAVKQTMAGLIEANKLTRQPAPLSKLCIGLECGGSDGFSGISANPAIGYTSDLLVALGGSVILSEFPELCGVEQEMSDRCVDEKDALQFIDLMRAYQRRAEEAGSGFDMNPSPGNIKDGLITDAIKSAGAAKKGGTSPIAAVLDYPQQVSKPGLNLLCTPGNDVESTTAEVGAGATIVLFTTGLGTPTGNPVTPVIKLSSNTKLYQRMPDIIDINTGTIIDGEESISEAGERILNYVIDVASGITKAKSVINGQDDFIPWKRGVSL, encoded by the coding sequence ATGACGGGATTGAAAAGGAAAGTCCTCAAAGTGCATCCGCAGGATAATGTAGTGGTAGCGCTGACAGACCTGAAAAAGGGAGAGACAGTACAGGACAACGGCCAGGTATACACATTAGCAGAAGATGTACCGGCAAAACACAAATTCACAGAGACAGCGTTGAATCCGGGTGACCCGATCACCATGTATGGTGTATTAGTGGGTCGTGCAAAAGAGGCATTGCCTGCCGGTGTAAAGATAACTGTAGGGAATGTAAAACATGCCGCCAGTGACTTTCAGCTGGCAAAAGCGCGTAAAACAGCCTGGCATATACCAGATGTTTCCAAATGGAAAGACCGCACATTCGACGGTTATCAGCGGGCAGATGGCAGTGTTGGTACCGGTAATTACTGGCTGGTGATACCGATGGTATTTTGTGAGAACAGGAATGTGGAAGTACTCAGAGAAACACTGATGGAAGAATTAGGATATGGCCGTCCAAAGAAATATGCAGGTTTCGCGCGCCAGCTCGCACAGCAATACAGGGAGGGGGCAGATGCCGCCGCTATCCTGGAAACAATATATACAGAAGATACAGGCGATAATACCCGGCGGCGTCTTTTTGAAAATGTGGATGGTATTAAATTCCTGACACATGAAGGTGGCTGTGGTGGTATCCGGCAGGATGCACAGACACTTTGCGGACTGCTGGCCGGATACATCACCCACGCGAATGTAGCAGGTGCCACTGTGCTTAGTCTGGGGTGCCAGAATGCACAGATCACCATGCTGGAAGAGGAGATCCGTAAGCGCTCGCCTCAGTTCAGTAAACCCTTGTATATACTCGATCAGCAGCAAACCGGAACGGAGCAGGCACTGATCACAACAGCGGTAAAGCAGACGATGGCCGGACTGATCGAAGCCAATAAATTAACCCGTCAGCCAGCGCCGTTATCAAAACTATGTATCGGACTGGAATGTGGTGGTTCTGATGGATTTTCGGGTATCTCTGCTAATCCTGCGATCGGTTATACATCCGACCTGCTGGTGGCATTGGGCGGATCAGTAATCCTGTCAGAATTTCCGGAATTATGTGGCGTAGAGCAGGAAATGAGCGATCGCTGTGTAGACGAAAAAGACGCATTACAGTTCATTGATCTGATGCGTGCCTATCAGCGTCGTGCGGAAGAAGCAGGTTCGGGTTTCGATATGAATCCTTCGCCCGGCAATATCAAGGACGGCCTCATTACAGACGCTATTAAATCGGCTGGTGCTGCAAAAAAAGGTGGCACATCCCCTATAGCTGCCGTACTGGATTATCCACAGCAGGTAAGCAAACCAGGGCTCAATCTGCTCTGTACACCGGGCAATGATGTGGAGTCTACGACTGCTGAGGTGGGCGCAGGCGCCACCATTGTACTATTCACTACAGGTCTCGGGACCCCTACTGGTAATCCGGTGACACCTGTGATAAAGCTATCCAGCAATACAAAACTCTATCAGCGCATGCCCGATATTATTGATATCAATACAGGTACTATCATCGACGGAGAAGAGTCTATTTCCGAAGCAGGAGAACGTATCCTGAACTATGTTATTGATGTGGCCAGTGGTATCACAAAGGCAAAGTCCGTTATTAACGGCCAGGATGATTTTATTCCCTGGAAAAGAGGGGTGTCACTGTAA
- a CDS encoding DUF4142 domain-containing protein, with the protein MKKLTFIAATMLAAWMFQACNSGNTEAKHEDAVDSAQAVNKETAPVDKESSDFAVKAADGGMLEVQAGKLAQEKGTNQRIKDFGALLVRDHSKAGDELKGLSQSKNITLPDSVGSDYSEHLRDMSKLSGKEFDKHFIDMMVNDHDKDVKMFEDASQSLTDPDLKTWAGNTLPTLKAHQDTAKAIQEAMKNAKK; encoded by the coding sequence ATGAAAAAGCTCACTTTTATTGCCGCTACTATGCTGGCCGCCTGGATGTTTCAGGCTTGTAACTCCGGAAACACAGAAGCCAAACATGAAGACGCTGTAGACAGTGCTCAGGCAGTAAATAAGGAAACAGCACCTGTAGATAAGGAATCATCAGACTTTGCCGTAAAAGCTGCCGATGGTGGTATGTTAGAAGTACAGGCAGGTAAACTGGCGCAGGAGAAGGGTACTAATCAGCGTATCAAAGACTTTGGCGCATTACTGGTACGTGACCACTCCAAGGCAGGCGACGAACTGAAAGGACTGTCACAAAGTAAGAATATCACATTACCTGATAGTGTAGGGTCAGATTATAGTGAACATCTGAGAGATATGAGTAAATTATCCGGTAAGGAATTCGACAAGCATTTCATTGACATGATGGTCAACGATCATGATAAGGATGTGAAAATGTTTGAAGATGCCTCTCAGAGCCTGACTGATCCGGATCTGAAAACATGGGCTGGTAACACGCTGCCTACCCTGAAGGCACACCAGGATACTGCGAAGGCGATCCAGGAAGCCATGAAGAATGCAAAGAAATAA
- a CDS encoding exonuclease domain-containing protein, with protein sequence MYAIVDIETTGGHASANGITEIAIYIYDGREILQQYETLINPGLPIPRYIQALTGITDEMVAVAPTFDEVAADIYALLEDKIFVAHNVNFDYSFIQYHLAKAGYQLRSKKLCTVRLGRKIIPGLPSYSLGNLCRSLQISVTQRHRASGDAAATVQLFGLLLQQDTTKAIAHALNAHSKEQFLPPNLPPEQVTGLPGLPGVYYFHDQKGKVVYVGKAKNIRKRVNSHFTGNSAGRKRQEFLRNIYSISHEVTGTELMAHILESVEIKRLWPIYNYSQKYIEFRYGFYCFEDQDGYLRLAIEKRRKYSLPLHAFPLLVQGHQMLRGLIREFDLCPRLCFLQKGTGICSPIPDHTCRGACDKKEAPETYNLRVKAAIIHMQQQQPSFAIMGTGRDPWEQSCILMEKGRFYGMGYIPRDTAITEGIQVKEWLTQYPENEYILNLIHSHAGNHETELLKFS encoded by the coding sequence ATGTACGCAATAGTTGATATAGAAACCACAGGCGGACACGCCAGTGCAAATGGCATTACAGAAATAGCCATTTATATTTACGACGGACGGGAGATCCTACAGCAGTATGAAACGCTGATCAATCCTGGTCTGCCTATTCCCCGGTATATTCAAGCTCTGACAGGTATTACAGACGAAATGGTAGCAGTAGCGCCCACCTTTGATGAGGTGGCTGCCGATATTTATGCCCTGTTGGAGGATAAAATATTCGTAGCACACAACGTAAATTTCGATTATTCCTTTATTCAATATCATCTCGCTAAGGCAGGTTATCAGCTGCGCAGTAAAAAGCTGTGTACTGTCAGACTGGGCCGCAAGATCATTCCTGGGCTGCCTTCCTATAGCCTGGGAAATCTGTGCAGATCCCTGCAGATATCCGTTACACAACGTCACCGCGCATCTGGTGATGCAGCTGCCACGGTACAATTGTTCGGGCTATTGCTGCAGCAGGACACCACAAAAGCCATCGCACATGCCCTGAACGCTCATTCCAAAGAGCAGTTCCTACCTCCGAATCTGCCTCCTGAGCAGGTCACTGGTTTGCCTGGTTTGCCAGGCGTATACTATTTCCATGATCAGAAGGGGAAGGTGGTGTATGTGGGTAAAGCCAAGAATATCCGCAAGCGGGTGAATAGCCATTTTACGGGTAATAGCGCCGGCAGAAAGAGACAGGAGTTCCTCCGTAATATTTATAGTATTTCGCACGAGGTGACTGGTACGGAACTGATGGCACATATCCTGGAAAGTGTGGAGATCAAGCGGCTATGGCCAATTTATAATTATTCGCAGAAATATATCGAGTTCAGGTACGGCTTCTATTGTTTCGAAGATCAGGACGGTTATCTGCGTCTGGCTATTGAGAAGCGTCGTAAATATTCCTTACCACTGCATGCATTCCCATTACTGGTGCAGGGACATCAGATGCTGCGGGGACTGATCAGAGAATTTGATCTTTGTCCGCGGTTATGCTTCCTGCAAAAAGGTACCGGTATCTGTTCCCCGATACCCGATCATACCTGCCGCGGTGCCTGTGACAAAAAAGAAGCACCTGAAACCTATAACCTCCGCGTGAAGGCTGCCATTATACATATGCAGCAGCAACAACCTTCTTTCGCCATTATGGGGACTGGAAGGGATCCATGGGAGCAAAGCTGTATCCTGATGGAAAAGGGACGTTTCTATGGCATGGGTTATATTCCGCGGGATACTGCCATTACTGAAGGGATACAGGTCAAGGAATGGCTGACCCAGTATCCTGAGAATGAGTACATTCTGAACCTTATTCATTCACATGCCGGCAACCACGAAACAGAGCTTTTGAAGTTTTCTTAG
- a CDS encoding TetR/AcrR family transcriptional regulator encodes MARNKAFDPEEKLEKARDLFWEKGYNATSMQDLCEGMQLNRASIYDTYGDKHALFQQCLQNYAKEKLFDYKQCCEKVTPLSAIESIIRRAVHNRKEGKSCLMVKTSFELASMDESIRSIVQEQARQSISVLQELLEKARQMNEIPTEKDPATLAQFLYASFSSIWLMDVLFGDKAMLEHMADHILHSIRH; translated from the coding sequence ATGGCACGCAATAAAGCATTCGATCCTGAGGAAAAGCTGGAAAAAGCAAGGGATCTCTTCTGGGAGAAGGGATACAATGCTACGTCCATGCAGGACCTTTGTGAGGGTATGCAATTGAACCGGGCCAGTATATATGATACTTATGGCGACAAACACGCCCTCTTTCAACAGTGTCTGCAGAACTACGCGAAAGAGAAGCTGTTTGACTACAAGCAATGCTGTGAGAAGGTAACACCACTTTCGGCTATTGAGAGTATCATACGTAGAGCGGTCCATAACAGGAAAGAAGGGAAATCCTGCCTGATGGTGAAGACATCTTTTGAACTGGCTTCAATGGATGAAAGCATAAGAAGTATAGTACAGGAACAGGCAAGGCAAAGCATTAGCGTATTACAGGAACTATTGGAAAAGGCGCGACAGATGAATGAGATACCAACAGAAAAAGATCCGGCCACACTGGCACAGTTCCTCTACGCAAGCTTCAGTTCAATCTGGTTAATGGACGTATTATTCGGTGATAAAGCAATGTTGGAGCACATGGCTGACCATATATTACATAGCATTAGGCATTGA